Part of the Lolium rigidum isolate FL_2022 chromosome 6, APGP_CSIRO_Lrig_0.1, whole genome shotgun sequence genome, GTAAGGTCCGTCATGCCCTACCTCGCTCCGCCGCCGCGACCTGCTCCTTCTTGGCGTATCCTGCTTTTCTGCCCCGTCATCCGCCGTGTCTGAGGTCGCTCCGCCACTGCGACCTGCTCCTCTGTGGCGTCCCGTCCTGCTCAGCCACCCAGTCCTCTACCGTGTCTCAAGTCGCTCTGCTGCTGCTCGTATGTGGCGTCATGTCTTTCTTGGTCGCCTCGTCCTCCGCCGTGTCTCATTCAGCTCACTCAGCCGCCAGACTTGCTCCTGTGTGGCATCATGTCCTACTCGGCCGCCTCGTCTGCCGTCCCTGCACGTCCCCGACATCGACAGGCCAACGCGCCACCCCTACCTAGCTCATAGCTTTTCAGTGTAAATGAGaaatttgtggtgtgaagagataAGGGCATATAAGTCTTTTTTGCAGGTGCTAGTCCCAGTTAGTACATAGTGGTATTTTAGCATGAAAAGCTGAATTGTAATGGTATTTTAGCAACATTGGTTTTTTGAGTGGTATTTTGGAACTCTCAATTTTTACTAGTGGTACTGTGGCTATTCTCTCTTAGTTTTTCTACAGCATGGTAAGTCTTCGGATTATCTGGGACGTTCATTAAGATGATCCGACAAATCGACGGTCATGGGAAGATTGCAATACATGTCCAAAAGTGTCCCAAACAGTTCCGACCCAAGGACGAGTCTGCCTCTATCTTGTGGTACCCAAATCCATGGCGAGCTCGCCGCGATCCCCGCAGCCGGCGGCTCCGGCGCAGGCGGAGCTCGAGATCTCGCGGCAGTCCCGTATACTCGCGGCGGTGAGTTCACATCCTGCTTTCGCACTCCTTAGGTTTTGCTTCTTGGTCTTTTGTCCATCTTGTCGTTCTGATGCAGTTGTCGAAGAAGGTGATAGATCTCGATGAGCTGAGGATGCTTTCAGCTCAGGGCGTCCCCGACGGTGCCGGCGTCCGGTCGACTGTGTGGAAGGTACCCCATTAATAGCAGGCTCTTCGTTTTGTTCTTTCTAGATGTGTTCTGTAGTCTCAAGCTGAAGATTTAGGAACTTCTAAGGAAGTGCCTGTGCAAAACTGCAAATGAGATCTTCTTTTGATGTAGGCCGGCCTTAATTTAGACTCATAATTGTTCTACCGTACTGATGTTTTTGATTAATGTCACAATATGCATACATGTCCTTAGTCTATATCCTTTTGCCTTTTCATGCCAATGTCAGGTCAAAAATCGTCTGCATTTTTGTCCCTTTGTGTTCATTCACTTGCTACTACTATCAGTCCTTTTTTAGCAATTGTCCAGATATGGTCAGTATGAGGAAAAAGATGCTGTCAAAAGTGTATTGCCTGTTCTGGTCACAGACTCACTGTACATGTTTTGGTTGCTCAGCTGCTACTGGGTTATTTGCCCAGTGATCGTGAACTGTGGGAGCAGGAGTTAACAAAAAAGAGATCACAATATGAAGCCTTCAAAGACGAGTTCCTTGGCAACACTGTATGTCATTACACATTCAGATTATCAATCTTGATTGCCAATTAATAGTTACACATATCACACATGATACCTAGTGTAGATCCTTACTAGGAAACAAAGATCCTGAATCCTAGCTCTGCTAGGTAGGTGGAAATAGCGCAACTAGAGGATCAGAAGACCATAGCGATGGAAATGCAGAGCATGTCGAGAATGGGTTTCTTGATAGGTCGGTGATAGCCCAAGATGAGCATCCTCTGAGCCTTGGGAAGACCAAAGAATGGGATCAGTTTGTTGAGGTATGCTCTAGTGCCTCTGAATGTTACATTTTAGCTGTGTTGCGTGTGTTATTTTTGTACTTAGATATTCTGCTCACATATTGCAGCTAGTTTCATTTGTTGGTATTGCATTAATTCTATGCCGGTGACACTGGTGGTTGTGCTTACATTTTTTTCAGAGATCCACACTGACATTAGCATGAATTCAAAGCAGTTATGCTTTGACAACAAAGGGCAAGTGTAATTATGTCAATTTAAACCACACATCTCAGTATATCTGCGTTAAATTTATGCTCGTTTCATTTCAATTATTTGTATCTATCGGTGTGTTTTGAGAAATCAAATTGCAAAAAAATCCTGGTGAACTGTTGAAGCAATTGTTGTCAACTTCAAACATGTAGATTTACCTTTTTGTTCCAGAAGCACGCACATTTTCTATGGGTCGAGTTAGTGTACGGGTGAGTCATTTCACCACTTGGCATCACTCTAATATTGATACTTTTTTTTCTTTAACTATATCTTTCATACAGAATTCAGAGATGATTGAGCAGGTTGACCGTGATGTGAAACGCACTCACCCTGACATGCATTTTTTCTGTGGAGACTCGTCTTTTGCAAAGTCAAATCAGGTAAATCTCCAGTAATCGAAATCTAAACATTGTTCTGGTTGGTTACATGGCTGATTATTTATGATTCTCACCAGGAATCACTGAAAAATATTTTAATTATCTTTGCCAAGCTGAATGCTGGAATAAGATATGTGCAAGGAATGAACGAAATTTTGGCACCGCTCTTCTTTGTATTTCGAGATGATCCGGATTATAAAAATGCTGTATGGAGTAAGCAATTGTTATACTGCTTCGTATCGTTTGCTGTACAGCAGATTGTACAAAAAGTTCATAATTTTTACTCACGAGTCATGACTTTGCGGCTATATATCATGATATTGCTAGCTGGATTCCCTTGCAGAACTTCGCAGAAGCCGATTCTTTCTTTTGCTTTGTGGAGTTACTTAGCGGGCTTAGAGACAACTTCTGCCAGAAGCTAGACAACAGCGCTGTTGGCATTCAAGGGACGCTCTCCAAATTAATGCAACTCCTAAGGAAGTATGATGGAGAGCTTCAGCACCACTTGGAAATAACGACAGAAGTAAGTTTCTGCGTCGTAAACTGCTCAATCTTTAATGCTGTACTTTACGGTTGTCCTTTGACTTGCGAAGTTGCGATGTGAACTGAACCTTGTGCTGTTTCAAGTTCTTACAGTAGCTCTGTTATAATACTTGGAAGCATTATATAAGGTTCCGCATAGTGCAGATCCGCCATGCTTATAGTAGTGAAGAAGTGCTTGCAGTATTATTAACAGAAGCATGGTTTCTGCAGGTTAATCCTCAGTTCTACGCATTCAGGTGGATAACACTGCTGCTAACCCAGGAATTCAACTTCGCTGATACCATTCACATATGGGACACGCTATTAAGTGACCCAGATGGTCCTCAGGTAACAAATGAATTCACTCTGGTTTGTTCTGCAAACCTTTGGTTTGAGTTCGATGACTGAAGATCTGTCTGACGAAAACGCAGGAAACCTTGCTGAGAATATGCTGTGCAATGCTTATCCTCGTCCGGAAACGCCTCCTTGCTGGGGATTTCACATCCAACCTAAAGCTCCTGCAGAGCTACCCCCCGACGAACATCGGCCACCTCCTCTACGTCGCGAACAAGTTGCAGTGAACAAACAGGTTCACTCGGGAACAAATTGCTGTGAACATATATGTTCACTTACAAACTGTAACTGTAATACCATCATACTATTACTTCACCGCAATCTGTAACTTTATTACCAACGGTTCAGAAATAAGCTACTGTTATGATTTTTATCAAATATCCAAGTTCATAGTATGAAATTCCCGTCTGCTATAAGCTGAAAATACCATCACGGCTCTACTACCTAGGCGGCCACCCAGCATGCTTCGCAGATCTAGCTCCGTGGAGCTGTCCTGTTAGGCACTGCGCTGTGGATTTCTGGGAAGCTGGATTGATATTGAGCagggcctaagagcatctccactcgtctccccgacgagacccccgaacgacgttttttccatccgaacGGTGAAATTTGGcctagtcgcgcccccggttcctcgatttcgtccggatttgggcctaaattcatccggcgatcccacgccatcctcggccccccggggagctctcggggactccggacgaaacaaaagcgcgcgaaacggcgaggaaacttcccgcgcgtctggtggccccaacttgtcggcgagagacaccgatcatcgtcctcatcgcatcgtcttccgcgcgctgtaaaagcctgccgccggtcagcattcgccggccgcgtagcttccacgcggcgagttaatgccgtagcatcgtcttccgcgcacgcatcgtcttccacgcggcattaatcgccgGCGCCCGTCGCGCCCGTCGCGCCTATTTAAAGccactccgctcgccgcgacgcccctgctccactcttcctccattctccctccactcaccctccacctccacctccaacgatggcgttctacgacgacgacggcgcatccAACAACGGGTTCCCCCGCCGATCTCTCCacacgtgggaggggcacctcctccaccaggcgggtacccctgcccgccggacacgaggccccccggcggcgggtggcggctaagcgcTGGtagcgtgccaatcccgccgccgcccggggccacgccctcgacgtcgctatcgaggaggcgcggatggggatgacggaggaagaacgcgccgacccgcgccaccaccccgagaactacactcGGTGGAACTCGTTCTTTCTCCGGCGGGGGGAGCGCGAACTggcgtcctacgacggcccgccacctccgcctccgcgcaacaacgccgcgggtcgccggcgttggtggagcgcgccggataggacgctccacaacgtcctcgagcacatcgagggcggcaactcgccgaggctcacgatgcccccttcaTCGAGGGCATCGAACAGCCGCCAATGGGGaaacagctggcagccacggcgtatggctgccagttcctcgtcgtccggttcggcggcgaggtcgatctccaggtcggcgccatccttggcgccggtgaaaaaggagccgGCATCCCCGCCGAGCCAccgcacgcgcggcggcggcatcgtcatccgcgaaccatcgacggcacaaggacggcgccgccccaagcgcgaccacgacacctccggcgagcggaagcgcaaaccggcgaaggtgaaggtcgaggaggaagaaagcgccgaggacgccgccatcctcgaagccgtcatcgcgaggtccctccaTGACCTCGTAcccgccgacaacgccatgccgctcgaccaggcctgcgcccGGTCGAGGGAGCGTGGGAGAAGGAGGAAGCGGAGCGGCGGGCGAGGCACCTCCGGGACGCCGCTCGCTCCGGCGGCCTcgcgactcctccatccggcgccgtcgtccccgtcatcgacctcgaagcctccgacgacgagccgtacaagccatcgccgtccccgcctcgcaccggcggccggtggggagacgccggccaaggcagcagccaggcggcttcggcgccgccacagttcgacgacgacagctccgacgacgatggcggcgactacacggtgttctaccgccatttcggcatgtagagcaccGTGTTTTCatatttacagttgtattcccctagccgaattcgaaatatagtcgaattcggtctctatgtaatttcgccctctatatagtaaatatcattaaattgtgtctaaattcgaccgttttatgccgtagtttgtcaagtttccgtttttcaaatttagatcgccgtcttcgcctgagatcgcggctgggaaactactcctccccacgccaaatttatatccaatccggacgtaaatttccccggatttcggcATGTGGAgtgcaaacgagtggagatgctctaagatgcaTCTGATGAAAATACTTGTGTGTGTTCCATGAAGATACAAGCAATATTTTCTCAACTTTCTGCACAAATACCGACACCAAAATCTCTGTCTTCTCTGTATGTTGGGATTTCTCACTCCTGAGGTTGCGTGTTGTTTTATAACATTTTCTTTTTGCCGAGATAATTTTAGAACTTGTTATGTGGCTGCGTGTGGCTTCTCATTGCTTACACAGCGATGGTTCTTCTATGGGCCATAAAACTGATGGCGCGTTCTGAGGAACTTGACTTCGTTGGCTCCTCACATGGGTCGCGAAAGACAAACAGCCCACAAACAGCCCATAAAACGGATGCAGTGCTAACGATGCGCGGTCATCGTActgtttagtcccacctcgatgCTGCAAGCTGATTACCAGGGGCAAAAGCCTACATATAGAGCGTCCCCGCCAACGATGAAAATTACTTACCTGGATGGGGTCAACGGACGATCAATAAGGTCCGTGGCCTAGGCCAATGACCCACATTGCACTTTGTAGGGTGTGTTGGCTTACCATCTCCTCTAGGGGAGAATGGACATCATAATTTGTGATAGAGGGGGTACGCGTCCGCGCGGCCCCTGCTCATTcaaattaaaattttgaatttaGTTTCCTGGTTTTATCTGTCGTGTCTATTCATCAAATTTCTTTTGCAAATACTAACATTGCCCAGTTTCTTAGAACTGGGCCTCAATGCGACATTGCCCACATGTCTTTGTTATTAAATTGGGCCTTTTCTAGTTAAATGGGCCTCTGCTAGTCATCTCCGGTTTAATCACATGTGCCAGACCATGGAAAAAAATTCATAAACTACTTTGTGGGAGATTTGCAGTTTCCTTTAGGGAACGTCAATCTGTGATTTCTGCATGCACAATGCCAACATGGCAATTGACGCTATAATAAGGGAAAATGGGCAGCCCAAAAGCTTGGACAAGTCAGTGTCAAACCAGTGGAGTATAAGTGAACTTCTCAAAGCATGCACGACAGCACGAACCGCCACATCCTTGAAACGGAATGCACTGTTTGAGAGTGCAACACAGCACGAGCTCGTGCATGCCGCGTGCGTGGCCCGTGGACGTGTGAGTATAGCGTTCGTTTGGTACGGGCGTAGCCGCGTGGGGGAGGGGAGAAAGAATTTATCACGAGAAGACGCCAGGTGCAGGGATTCACGATCTCTATCTGGGGCAAAATATACAGAGAGATACTGCGAAGGGACGTACCGTGGACGTAGGCTGTAGCTAAGCTAGGACTAGTTGTTACCTAGGGCGCTTCGTGATCGGTAGATGTCAATGCCGCGTAATCCCAAAGCTGGAGCAAGGATGATGACCATAGAGGTAGCTTTCTCAACTAGTAGATCCCTTAAAATTGCCCGATCCTCACAACAAACACCATTTTTAGGTTTTCCTACGAGGATCTCCGCATTTTTaagttgtactccctccatctcaatgCTCAAGGCGTAAATCTTTTTGCACAGAGATTAAGGAAGGTTTTGAAGCGTACAAAGTTTCTAGGATTGCCCCTCATTACACCATGTacctctccttaattttctctctCATTACTTGTCCAGCTGCCCGGGGCTCCTCGTTTCCAATACATGGACGCCTCATTCTTTGCAGCGCACGTTCCAATTACTTCTCCCTTTTTCCATCATCTCTCTCCTCTATGCAAGAATCGAACAGCGGGAACAACTCCCTTGAGTTCTATGGATACGCGGTCATTATGCTGCCTGTCATAGACTTGGTGCTTAGACGTGCTGCCGGTCATGGACGTGATGCAGGTCGGTCGTAGTGTTTCCAGTCATGGACATGCGGCCAGGCTATGATGCTGCCGGTCATGGACGTGCAGATG contains:
- the LOC124661773 gene encoding TBC1 domain family member 13-like isoform X2, encoding MASSPRSPQPAAPAQAELEISRQSRILAALSKKVIDLDELRMLSAQGVPDGAGVRSTVWKLLLGYLPSDRELWEQELTKKRSQYEAFKDEFLGNTVGGNSATRGSEDHSDGNAEHVENGFLDRSVIAQDEHPLSLGKTKEWDQFVEVDRDVKRTHPDMHFFCGDSSFAKSNQESLKNILIIFAKLNAGIRYVQGMNEILAPLFFVFRDDPDYKNANFAEADSFFCFVELLSGLRDNFCQKLDNSAVGIQGTLSKLMQLLRKYDGELQHHLEITTEVNPQFYAFRWITLLLTQEFNFADTIHIWDTLLSDPDGPQETLLRICCAMLILVRKRLLAGDFTSNLKLLQSYPPTNIGHLLYVANKLQ
- the LOC124661773 gene encoding TBC1 domain family member 13-like isoform X1, whose translation is MASSPRSPQPAAPAQAELEISRQSRILAALSKKVIDLDELRMLSAQGVPDGAGVRSTVWKLLLGYLPSDRELWEQELTKKRSQYEAFKDEFLGNTVGGNSATRGSEDHSDGNAEHVENGFLDRSVIAQDEHPLSLGKTKEWDQFVENSEMIEQVDRDVKRTHPDMHFFCGDSSFAKSNQESLKNILIIFAKLNAGIRYVQGMNEILAPLFFVFRDDPDYKNANFAEADSFFCFVELLSGLRDNFCQKLDNSAVGIQGTLSKLMQLLRKYDGELQHHLEITTEVNPQFYAFRWITLLLTQEFNFADTIHIWDTLLSDPDGPQETLLRICCAMLILVRKRLLAGDFTSNLKLLQSYPPTNIGHLLYVANKLQ